The Mycolicibacterium insubricum DNA segment ACTAGGGGAGACACGGTTCCGATGAGGCTTATCCACGGCGCGTCGCCGCTGCTGACGGTGGCGCTTCTGCTGGGCACGGCGGGTCAGGCCGGCGCAGATCCGGCTCCGGCGCCCGACGGCCTCGGCGCGCTGATCGCCGCCGTCGCCGAGGCCAATCAGCGACTCGACGAGCTCGGCGCGCAGGTACAGACGCAGCAGGAGAGCGTCAACAAGAGCCTGGTCGAGGTGCAGACGGCACGGGACAACGCCGCCACCGCCCAGACCGAACTGGCGGCCAGTCAGCAGTCCGTCCGCGACTGCGACGGCGCCATCGCCGACGCCCAGTCCCGATTCGACGACTACGCCGTCCAGACCTACATGAACGGACCGTCGGACGCGCTGCTGACGGCCAGCAACCCAGACGAGGTGATCCAGGCGTTGGCCGCCGACGACGCCGTGGCCAACGTCTCCAACCGGGTGATGGGCGACCTGAAGCGGACCCGGACCGAGCAGGCCAACCGGGAATCGCGGGCCCGCCTCGCCAAGGAGAAGGCCGACGCCGCGGCCGCCGACGCCAAGACCAGCCAGGACAACGCGGTCGTCGCGCTGCAGACCGCGCAGGCCAAGTTCGGTGACCAGCAGGGCGAGATCAACAAGCTGGCCGCCGAGCGCGACGCCGCCCGCGCCCGGCTCAACGAGGCGCGCGCGGCGATGGCCCCGTCCGGCCCGGCGACCTCGGGCCCCGCCAATCCGGCCACCCCGCCCGCGGTGGTCCCGGAGTCCCGCGGCCAGGCCGCCCCGCGCGACGGCGACTGGGATCGCGCGCCGGCCGGCGCGGCACCGCCCTACGGTGATGCCAGCCAGTGGGACACCACGCTGCCGATGGTGCCCAGCGCCTTCGTCTCCGGCGACCCGATCGCCATCGTCAACGAGGTGCTCAACATCTCGTCGTCCTCGGCGCAGGTGACCGCCGGCCTGGGCAAGAAGTTCCTGCAGAAGCTCGGCATCCTGGCGCCGGATGCCACCGGCATCACCAACAACGGCGCCATCCCGCGGGTGTACGGCCGGCAGGCCTCCGAGTACGTCATCAACCGCGGCATGGCCGTGCGGGGCACCCCGTACTCCTGGGGCGGCGGGAACGCCAGCGGTCCCACCAACGGCATCGACTCCGGCGCGGGCACCGTGGGCTTCGACTGCTCGGGGCTGGTGCTGTACTCGTTCGCCGGCGTCGGCATCCAGCTGCCGCACTACTCGGGCTCGCAGTACAACATGGGCCGCAAGATCCCGTCCGCCGAGATGCGCCGCGGCGACGTCATCTTCTACGGCCCCGGCGGCAGCCAGCACGTCACCATCTACCTGGGCGACGGCCAGATGCTGGAAGCCCCCTACACCGGATCCGTGGTCAAGGTGTCCCCGGTGCGCACCAGCGGCATGACACCGTACGTCGTCCGCTACATCGAATACTGACGATCTGAATCGAGACTGTATGCCGCCCAAGACCTTTGGCATCCGACCCGGGTGGAACCGGTTGCTGGCCGCAGTGGCCGTGACCGTCGTCGCACTGGGTTTGGCGCTCGGTCTGGCACCGGTGTCGAGCGCTGATCCCGACGGCGGCTGGGACCCCACCTTGCCCAAGCTGATCAGCTCCGGCGCGCCCGGGGACCCGCTGGCGATCGCCAATGCGTCGCTGGCCGCCACCACCCAGGCCACCCAGGCCACCATGGACCTGGGCCGCAAATTCCTGTCCAAGATGGGTCTGGCCAGTGACCCGGCGTCGCAATCGGTGGCTCCCGGCCGGGTCCGCGGACCGGCGGCCATCGAATACGTCATCCGCCGCGGAGGCTCACAGATCGGTATGCCCTACTCCTGGGGCGGCGGCAAGCCGACCGGGCCGAGCACCGGCGTCGGCGACGGCGCCAACATCTACGGCTTCGACTGCTCGGGGCTGACCCAGTACTCGTTCGCCGGGGTGGGCGTGCTGATCCCGAAGTACTCCGGCGACCAGTACAACACAGGCCGCAAGGTGCCGATCTCGCAGGCCAAACGGGGTGATCTCATCTTCTGGGGCCCCGGCGGCAGCCAGCACGTCGCGCTCTACCTGGGCAACGGCCAGATGCTGGAGGCCTCCGGCAGTGCCGCCCGGGTCAAGGTCAGCCCGGTGCGCACCTCCGGCATCCAGCCCTACGCCGCGCGGATCATCGAGTCCTGAGCAAGCCCTGAGCCAGTCCTGAGGCGACGGTGTGCCAAGACGCGCCACGCGCCGGGCACGTCGACGGAACTCTGATGGCCTGGACGGCGTTCGAAACGCGCCAGGCGCCGGGCAACGTCGACGGAACGTGGTTGGCCTGGACGGCGTTCGAAACGCGCCAGGCGCCGGGCAACGTCGACGGAACGTGGTTGGCCTGGAATAGTTTGTGTACGTACCTCCCGGTGACATCCGGGATCATGGTTGTGGACCAAGCAACAAGAACAGCTTCGGAGGATTGTCGATGACGTCAGCAGGTGGGTCGCCCAACTACACGCCGGCCGGCTCGTCCGGCGGCGCACATGCGGCCCCGGCCGAGGTCCAGACGCTTGAGCGGGCCATCTTCGAAGTCAAGCGGATCATCGTCGGGCAAGACCAGCTGGTCGAGCGGATCCTGGTCGGACTGCTGGCCAAGGGCCACGTGCTGCTCGAGGGTGTGCCCGGCGTGGCCAAGACCCTGGCGGTGGAGACCTTCGCCAAGGTGGTCGGTGGCAAGTTCTCCCGCATCCAGTTCACCCCCGACCTGGTGCCCACCGACATCATCGGCACCCGCATCTACCGGCAGGGCCGCGAGGAGTTCGACATCGAGCTCGGCCCGGTGGTCTGCAACTTCCTGCTCGCCGACGAGATCAACCGCGCCCCGGCAAAGGTGCAGTCCGCGCTGCTGGAGGTGATGGCCGAACGCAAGATCTCCATCGGCGGCAAGGACTACCCGCTGCCCAAGCCGTTCCTGGTGATGGCCACCCAGAACCCGATCGAGAACGAGGGCGTCTACCCGCTGCCCGAGGCCCAGCGCGACCGGTTCCTGTTCAAGATCAACGTCGGCTACCCCACCCCGGAGGAAGAGCGCGAGATCATCTACCGGATGGGCGTCGTCCCGCCGGAGCCGAAGCAGATCCTCGACACCGGTGACCTGCAGCGACTGCAGGACCTGGCGGCCAACAACTTCGTCCACCACGCGCTGGTCGACTACGTGGTCCGGGTCATCACCGCCACCCGCGCACCCGAGCAGTTCGGGATGAACGACGTGAAGTCGTGGATCACCTTCGGCGCCTCGCCGCGCGCCTCGCTGGGAATCATCGCCGCCGCGCGTGCCCTGGCCATGGTCCGCGGCCGCGACTACGTCATCCCGCAGGACGTCATCGAGGTCATCCCGGACGTGCTGCGCCACCGTCTGGTGCTGTCCTACGACGCGTTGGCCGACGAGATCTCGCCGGACACCGTCATCAACCGGATCCTGCAGACCGTGGCGCTGCCGCAGGTCAACGCCGTCCAGCAACCGCAGCTGGCGGCGACGGCGGCCGGCGGTCAGTGAGCGGTCAGAATGCGATCCACCCGCCGTCGTTCGGCCGCGGGGAGATCGGCGACCCGAAGCTCTCGGCGGCGCTGCGCCAGCTGGAACTGACGGTCAAACGCAAGCTCGACGGGGTGCTGCACGGCAACCACCTCGGGCTGATCCCCGGGCCCGGATCCGAGCCGGGGGAGTCCCGGATGTACCAGCCCGGCGACGACGTGCGCCGGATGGACTGGTCGGTGACCGCCCGTACCACGCACCCGCACGTGCGGCAGATGATCGCCGACCGCGAGCTGGAGACCTGGCTGGTGGTCGACGTGTCGGCCAGCCTGGATTTCGGCACCACCGGATGCGAGAAGCGTGACCTCGCGGTCGCCGCGGCGGCCGCCATCACCTACCTGAACAGCGGCGGCGGCAACCGGATCGGCGCGGTGATCACCAACGGCGACCAGACCGTGCGGCTGCCCGCCCGTTCCGGCCGCCAGCACGAGCAGGAGCTGCTGAGGGCCATCGCGACCATGCCGCGGGCCCCGCTGGGCGTGCGCGGCGACCTCTCGGTCGCCATCGACGCTCTGCGCCGCCCGGAACGCCGTCGCGGCATGGCGGTGATCATCAGCGACTTCCTGGGCCCGATCAACTGGATGCGGCCGCTGCGGGCGATCTCCGCGCGCCACGAGGTGCTCGGCGTGGAAATCCTCGACCCCCGTGACGTCGAGTTGCCGCCGGTCGGTGACGTGGTCCTGCAGGATGCCGAATCCGGTGCGACCCGCGAATACCGGATCGACGACGCGCTGCGCGAGGACTTCGCCCGCGCCGCGGCCGCGCACCGCGCCGAGGTGGCCCGCACCCTGCGCCGCTGCAATGCGCCGCTGCTGACGCTGCGCACCGACCGCGACTGGATCTCCGACATCGTGCGTTTCGTGGCGTCCCGTCGCCGCGGCGCGCTGGCCGGACAGCAATGACGGCCGCCCCGACCGAAAAGGCCTGCCAGCGATGACTCTCCCGTTCTTCGGCCCGATGTCCCTGTCGGGGTTCGCGCACCCGTGGTTCTTCCTGTTCCTGATCGTGGTGGCCGGCCTGGCGGCGCTGTACATCGCCGCCCAGCTGTCCGGGTACCGCCGTTACCTGCGCTTTGCCAACACCGACCTGCTCGATTCGGTGGCCCCGAACCGGCCCAGCCACTGGCGGCACCTCTCGGCGGTCCTGATGATCGTGGGGCTGACGCTGCTGACCATCGCGATGGCCGGTCCCACCAACGACGTGAAGGTGCCCCGCAACCGGGCCGTGGTGATGCTGGTCATCGACGTCTCGCAGTCCATGCGGGCCACCGACATCCCGCCGACCCGGCTCGCCGCCGCCCAGGAGGCGGCCAAGCAGTTCGTCAGCGAACTGACTCCGGGCATCAACCTCGGCCTGGTCGCCTACGCCGGCACCGCGACGGTGCTGGTGTCGCCGACAACCAACCGGGACACCACCAAGGCCGCGATCGACAAGCTGCAGCTGGCCGACCGCACGGCCACCGGCGAGGGCATCTTTACCGCCCTGCAGTCGATCGCCACAGTCGGCGCCGTCATCGGCGGCGGCGACGAGCCGCCGCCGGCCCGGATCGTGCTGCTGTCCGACGGCAAGGAGACCGTGCCGTCCAACCCGGACAACACCAAGGGCGCGTTCACCGCGGCCCGGATGGCCAAGGAGCAGGGCGTGCCCATCTCCACCATCTCCTTCGGCACCCCGTACGGCTACGTCGAGATCAACGACCAGCGTCAGCCGGTACCCGTCGACGACGCCACCCTGAAGAAGATCGCCCAGCTCTCTGGTGGCAACGCCTACAACGCCGCCAGCCTGGAAGAGCTCAAGCAGGTCTACACCACCCTGCAGCAGCAGATCGGCCATGAGCTGGTCCGGGGCGATGCCAGCGTCGGCTGGCTGCGGATGGGCACGTTCATCGTGGCGCTGGCCGCGCTGGCGGGGTTGTTGATCAACCGGCGACTGCCCGGATAGGGGCCTACCCTCGCCGGACCGACCGGTGGGTCGGCTTCATCGAAATCAGCCCGAGGCGATAGGTTGACGCTATGACCGACACCGCCAGCACCGACGCCGCGACCAGCGGCGCGCGCCCACCGTTCGTCTCCCGATCCGTCCTGGTGACCGGTGGTAACCGCGGGATCGGACTGGCGATCGCCCAGCGGCTGGCCGCCGACGGACACAAGGTCGCCGTCACCCACCGCGGCTCCGGCGCGCCGGAGGGGCTGTTCGGTGTCGTGTGCGACGTCACCGACAACGAGGCCGTCGACCGCGCGTTCAAAGAGGTCGAGGAGCACCAGGGCCCGGTCGAGGTGCTGGTGTCCAACGCCGGCATCTCCAAGGACGCGTTCCTGATGCGGATGACCGAGGAGCGCTTCGAAGAGGTCATCAACGCCAACCTCACCGGGGCGTTCCGGGTGGCTCAGCGCGCCTCGCGCAGCATGCAGCGCAAGCGGTTCGGCCGGATCATCTTCATCGGCTCTGTCTCGGGCATGTGGGGCATCGGCAACCAGGCCAACTACGCCGCGGCCAAGGCCGGCCTGATCGGCATGGCCCGTTCGATCTCCCGGGAACTGGCCAAGGCCGGCGTGACGGCCAACGTCGTCGCCCCCGGCTACATCGACACCGAGATGACCCGCGCGCTCGACGAGCGCATCCAGGAGGGTGCCCTGGAGTTCATCCCGGCCAAGCGGGTCGGCACCGCCGAGGAAGTCGCGGGAGCGGTCAGCTTCCTGGCGTCGGAGGACGCCTCCTATATCGCCGGCGCGGTCATCCCGGTCGACGGCGGCATGGGCATGGGCCACTAGCACTTATCGAAACCCGCTGAACAGTAAGGATTTTCACATGGCAGGCATTCTCGAAGGTAAGCGGATTCTCGTCACGGGGATCATCACCGACAGCTCGATCGCGTTCCATATCGCCAAGACCGCCCAGGAGGCCGGCGCCGAACTGGTGCTCACCGGCTTCGACCGGATGAAGCTGATCCAGCGGATCGCCGACCGGCTGCCCAACCCGGCGCCGCTGCTGGAACTCGACGTGCAGAACGAGGAGCACCTGGCGTCGCTGGCCAGCCGGATCGCCGAGGTCATCGGCGAGGGCAACAAGCTCGACGGCGTCGTGCACTCGATCGGCTTCATGCCGCAGACCGGAATGGGCGTCAACCCGTTCTTCGACGCCCCCTACGACGACGTGGCCAAGGGCATCCACATCTCGGCCTACTCCTACGCCTCCCTGGCCAAGGCCACCCTGCCGGTGATGAACGCCGGCGGCAGCATCGTCGGCATGGACTTCGACCCCACCCGGGCGATGCCGGCCTACAACTGGATGACGGTCGCCAAGAGCGCCCTGGAATCGGTCAACCGGTTCGTCGCCCGCGAAGCGGGCAAGGTCGGTGTGCGGTCCAATCTCGTTGCCGCCGGACCGATCCGGACCCTGGCGATGAGCGCCATCGTCGGCGGTGCGCTCGGCGAGGAGGCCGGCGAGCAGATGCGGCTGCTGGAAGAGGGCTGGGACCAGCGGGCCCCGGTCG contains these protein-coding regions:
- the fabG1 gene encoding 3-oxoacyl-ACP reductase FabG1, which encodes MTDTASTDAATSGARPPFVSRSVLVTGGNRGIGLAIAQRLAADGHKVAVTHRGSGAPEGLFGVVCDVTDNEAVDRAFKEVEEHQGPVEVLVSNAGISKDAFLMRMTEERFEEVINANLTGAFRVAQRASRSMQRKRFGRIIFIGSVSGMWGIGNQANYAAAKAGLIGMARSISRELAKAGVTANVVAPGYIDTEMTRALDERIQEGALEFIPAKRVGTAEEVAGAVSFLASEDASYIAGAVIPVDGGMGMGH
- a CDS encoding DUF58 domain-containing protein, with translation MSGQNAIHPPSFGRGEIGDPKLSAALRQLELTVKRKLDGVLHGNHLGLIPGPGSEPGESRMYQPGDDVRRMDWSVTARTTHPHVRQMIADRELETWLVVDVSASLDFGTTGCEKRDLAVAAAAAITYLNSGGGNRIGAVITNGDQTVRLPARSGRQHEQELLRAIATMPRAPLGVRGDLSVAIDALRRPERRRGMAVIISDFLGPINWMRPLRAISARHEVLGVEILDPRDVELPPVGDVVLQDAESGATREYRIDDALREDFARAAAAHRAEVARTLRRCNAPLLTLRTDRDWISDIVRFVASRRRGALAGQQ
- the ripB gene encoding NlpC/P60 family peptidoglycan endopeptidase RipB, whose amino-acid sequence is MPPKTFGIRPGWNRLLAAVAVTVVALGLALGLAPVSSADPDGGWDPTLPKLISSGAPGDPLAIANASLAATTQATQATMDLGRKFLSKMGLASDPASQSVAPGRVRGPAAIEYVIRRGGSQIGMPYSWGGGKPTGPSTGVGDGANIYGFDCSGLTQYSFAGVGVLIPKYSGDQYNTGRKVPISQAKRGDLIFWGPGGSQHVALYLGNGQMLEASGSAARVKVSPVRTSGIQPYAARIIES
- the inhA gene encoding NADH-dependent enoyl-ACP reductase InhA is translated as MAGILEGKRILVTGIITDSSIAFHIAKTAQEAGAELVLTGFDRMKLIQRIADRLPNPAPLLELDVQNEEHLASLASRIAEVIGEGNKLDGVVHSIGFMPQTGMGVNPFFDAPYDDVAKGIHISAYSYASLAKATLPVMNAGGSIVGMDFDPTRAMPAYNWMTVAKSALESVNRFVAREAGKVGVRSNLVAAGPIRTLAMSAIVGGALGEEAGEQMRLLEEGWDQRAPVGWNMKDPTPVAKTVCALLSDWLPATTGDIIYADGGAHTQLL
- a CDS encoding VWA domain-containing protein produces the protein MTLPFFGPMSLSGFAHPWFFLFLIVVAGLAALYIAAQLSGYRRYLRFANTDLLDSVAPNRPSHWRHLSAVLMIVGLTLLTIAMAGPTNDVKVPRNRAVVMLVIDVSQSMRATDIPPTRLAAAQEAAKQFVSELTPGINLGLVAYAGTATVLVSPTTNRDTTKAAIDKLQLADRTATGEGIFTALQSIATVGAVIGGGDEPPPARIVLLSDGKETVPSNPDNTKGAFTAARMAKEQGVPISTISFGTPYGYVEINDQRQPVPVDDATLKKIAQLSGGNAYNAASLEELKQVYTTLQQQIGHELVRGDASVGWLRMGTFIVALAALAGLLINRRLPG
- the ripA gene encoding NlpC/P60 family peptidoglycan endopeptidase RipA; translated protein: MRLIHGASPLLTVALLLGTAGQAGADPAPAPDGLGALIAAVAEANQRLDELGAQVQTQQESVNKSLVEVQTARDNAATAQTELAASQQSVRDCDGAIADAQSRFDDYAVQTYMNGPSDALLTASNPDEVIQALAADDAVANVSNRVMGDLKRTRTEQANRESRARLAKEKADAAAADAKTSQDNAVVALQTAQAKFGDQQGEINKLAAERDAARARLNEARAAMAPSGPATSGPANPATPPAVVPESRGQAAPRDGDWDRAPAGAAPPYGDASQWDTTLPMVPSAFVSGDPIAIVNEVLNISSSSAQVTAGLGKKFLQKLGILAPDATGITNNGAIPRVYGRQASEYVINRGMAVRGTPYSWGGGNASGPTNGIDSGAGTVGFDCSGLVLYSFAGVGIQLPHYSGSQYNMGRKIPSAEMRRGDVIFYGPGGSQHVTIYLGDGQMLEAPYTGSVVKVSPVRTSGMTPYVVRYIEY
- the moxR1 gene encoding chaperone MoxR1, with product MTSAGGSPNYTPAGSSGGAHAAPAEVQTLERAIFEVKRIIVGQDQLVERILVGLLAKGHVLLEGVPGVAKTLAVETFAKVVGGKFSRIQFTPDLVPTDIIGTRIYRQGREEFDIELGPVVCNFLLADEINRAPAKVQSALLEVMAERKISIGGKDYPLPKPFLVMATQNPIENEGVYPLPEAQRDRFLFKINVGYPTPEEEREIIYRMGVVPPEPKQILDTGDLQRLQDLAANNFVHHALVDYVVRVITATRAPEQFGMNDVKSWITFGASPRASLGIIAAARALAMVRGRDYVIPQDVIEVIPDVLRHRLVLSYDALADEISPDTVINRILQTVALPQVNAVQQPQLAATAAGGQ